One genomic segment of Microcella indica includes these proteins:
- a CDS encoding PadR family transcriptional regulator: protein MRSATNPRFDLWEAMEGLREQFGPHMEAMMGHADIRSAVLVSLIDGPKNGHQVMQAIGDRMPGSRTPSAGTVYPMLQQLTDEGLVSSEQHDERRVYSLTEAGHAVAAEASESRHDTGRDHGWESRMPRFGEHSRALPKAGVKLAQAASQVAQSGTVEQQERAAKLLDETRRALYAILAEG from the coding sequence ATGCGCAGCGCCACGAACCCCCGATTCGACCTCTGGGAGGCCATGGAGGGCCTGCGCGAGCAGTTCGGCCCCCACATGGAGGCGATGATGGGGCACGCCGACATCCGCTCCGCAGTGCTCGTCTCCCTTATCGACGGCCCGAAGAACGGTCACCAGGTCATGCAGGCGATCGGCGACCGGATGCCCGGCTCGCGCACCCCGAGCGCCGGCACCGTCTACCCGATGCTGCAGCAGCTCACCGACGAGGGTCTCGTGAGCAGCGAGCAGCACGACGAGCGTCGGGTGTACTCCCTCACCGAGGCCGGGCACGCGGTCGCAGCCGAGGCCTCCGAGAGCAGGCACGACACGGGTCGCGATCACGGCTGGGAGTCGCGCATGCCCCGCTTCGGTGAGCACTCGCGCGCACTGCCGAAGGCGGGCGTGAAGCTCGCGCAGGCCGCCTCGCAGGTCGCGCAGAGCGGCACGGTGGAGCAGCAGGAGCGCGCGGCGAAGCTTCTCGACGAGACGCGTCGAGCGCTCTACGCGATCCTCGCCGAGGGCTGA
- a CDS encoding LLM class flavin-dependent oxidoreductase: MTEPLPLSVLDLAPTRTGAPVREALAETVAVAKEAERSGYRRVWYAEHHNMAAIASSATAVLIAHVAAHTSTIRLGSGGVMLPNHAPLVIAEQFGTLAELHPGRIDLGLGRAPGTDQVTLRALRRTPESAESFPADVIELGHYLGDELPVSGVNAYPGRGTRVPRYILGSSMFGADLAAKLGLPFAFASHFAPDALHAALAHYTSRFTPSDELATPHAMAAINVVAAESEESAATQLEAVQRERVRRFLSRGREREFTEEESHVLVDTPAGRQILAMGRYTASGSPTAVTQQLAAFAADCGAHELITVHAAMSLEQRLASLRLTAEAWASRD; encoded by the coding sequence GTGACCGAGCCCCTCCCCCTCTCCGTCCTTGACCTCGCCCCGACCCGCACGGGCGCCCCCGTGCGCGAGGCGCTTGCGGAGACGGTCGCGGTCGCGAAGGAGGCCGAGCGCAGCGGATATCGGCGGGTCTGGTACGCCGAGCACCACAACATGGCGGCGATCGCGTCGAGCGCGACGGCCGTGCTCATCGCGCACGTCGCCGCGCACACGTCGACGATTCGTCTCGGCTCGGGCGGCGTCATGCTGCCCAACCACGCCCCGCTCGTGATCGCCGAGCAGTTCGGCACGCTCGCCGAGCTGCACCCGGGCCGCATCGACCTCGGTCTGGGCCGCGCGCCCGGCACCGACCAGGTGACCCTGCGCGCGCTGCGTCGCACGCCCGAATCGGCGGAATCCTTCCCCGCCGACGTCATCGAGCTCGGCCACTACCTCGGTGACGAGCTGCCGGTGAGCGGCGTCAACGCGTACCCCGGCCGCGGCACGCGCGTGCCGCGCTACATCCTCGGCTCGAGCATGTTCGGCGCCGACCTGGCGGCGAAGCTGGGCCTTCCGTTCGCCTTCGCCTCGCACTTCGCTCCGGATGCCCTGCACGCGGCCCTGGCCCACTATACGAGCCGCTTCACCCCGAGCGACGAGCTCGCGACGCCGCACGCCATGGCGGCCATCAACGTCGTCGCCGCGGAGTCGGAAGAGTCGGCAGCCACTCAGCTCGAGGCCGTGCAGCGCGAGCGCGTGCGCCGGTTCCTCAGCCGCGGGCGCGAGCGCGAGTTCACCGAGGAGGAGTCGCACGTGCTCGTGGACACCCCCGCGGGCCGGCAGATTCTCGCGATGGGCCGCTACACCGCGTCGGGCTCTCCGACCGCGGTCACCCAGCAGCTCGCCGCCTTCGCCGCCGACTGCGGCGCTCACGAGCTCATCACCGTGCACGCGGCGATGAGCCTCGAGCAGCGCCTCGCCTCGCTGCGCCTCACTGCCGAGGCGTGGGCGTCCCGCGACTGA
- a CDS encoding glycoside hydrolase family 3 protein: MTTDHSTDHDVSELSLAEQVSLLSGADFWRTRALPERGIPQAMLSDGPHGIRAQPEGGDHLGLVSSTPSTCFPTAVTTAASWNPALLEELGAAVGREARALGVDVVLGPGLNLKRHPLCGRNFEYSSEDPLLAGTFAAASVRGIQTTGVGACLKHFAVNNQEHRRFVIDAIVDERTLRELYLRGFERAVKQSSPATVMAAYNLVNGEHATDSRELLTTILRSEWGFEGLVMSDWGAEADRVAGIAAGMDLEMPGGAGTEPLVHAAVDERRLSIVDVARSAGRVAALARRAERARTAAPIETMDALLEPHDALARRAAATSAVVLRNEGALPLARDSRIALIGAFAESPRYQGSGSSLVTPTRLTTAREAFATAGVDVTYAPGYDLGASPAGSETDAVLLAEAVAAARDAEVAVLMVGLPPTAESEGFDRDTLELSEQHNALVRAVAGVARRTVVVLSLGSPVALPWRDEVDAIVVAHLGGQASGGAVADLLLGEVEPAGRLTETWFASLDDIAADPYFPGGPHQVQYREGLFVGYRHATTAGVAVQYPFGHGLGYGSTAWSSAIASSDALAPGGSLTVAVEVENTGDRARSDVVQVYAHDRSDVVLRPRRELVGFAHVTLAPGERRRVEVEVRADDLAFWDVRRHDWALPRGEVDLEVGRSVERIEATLAVRLEGDAVDSVEPPSTPAVAAGDASFSARLGRSIPAPKADRPFTRDSTIGDLSATLVGRGLRAGLRRAMPVSDADRADPATIAMLERSVDELPVRGLAQMSGGRVAWKHVDAVLAFANRQPVAGLRALLSRR; the protein is encoded by the coding sequence GTGACGACCGACCACTCCACCGATCACGACGTGAGCGAGCTGAGCCTGGCCGAGCAGGTCTCGCTGCTGAGCGGAGCCGACTTCTGGCGCACCCGCGCGCTGCCCGAGCGGGGCATCCCGCAGGCGATGCTCAGCGATGGGCCGCACGGTATTCGCGCGCAACCCGAGGGCGGTGACCATCTCGGGCTCGTGAGCAGCACGCCCAGCACGTGCTTCCCGACCGCTGTCACAACCGCCGCGAGCTGGAACCCCGCCCTGCTCGAGGAGCTCGGTGCCGCCGTGGGCCGCGAGGCGCGCGCCCTCGGCGTCGACGTCGTTCTCGGGCCGGGACTGAACCTCAAGCGCCACCCGCTGTGTGGGCGCAACTTCGAGTACTCGAGCGAGGACCCCCTGCTGGCCGGCACGTTCGCGGCGGCGTCGGTGCGCGGCATCCAGACCACGGGCGTCGGTGCGTGCCTCAAGCACTTCGCCGTCAACAATCAGGAGCACCGCCGCTTCGTCATTGACGCGATCGTCGACGAGCGCACCCTGCGCGAGCTGTACCTGCGCGGCTTCGAGCGCGCCGTGAAGCAGTCCTCCCCCGCGACCGTGATGGCCGCCTACAACCTCGTGAACGGGGAGCACGCGACCGATTCGCGCGAGCTGCTCACGACGATCCTGCGCTCGGAGTGGGGCTTCGAGGGGCTCGTCATGAGCGATTGGGGGGCCGAGGCGGATCGCGTCGCGGGCATCGCGGCGGGCATGGACCTCGAGATGCCCGGCGGAGCCGGCACCGAGCCGCTCGTGCACGCCGCCGTGGACGAGCGGCGGCTCAGCATCGTGGATGTGGCGCGCAGCGCCGGCCGCGTCGCCGCCCTCGCCCGTCGCGCCGAGCGAGCGCGCACCGCGGCCCCGATCGAGACGATGGATGCCCTGCTCGAGCCGCACGACGCCCTAGCGCGCCGCGCCGCCGCCACGAGCGCCGTGGTGCTGCGCAACGAGGGCGCTCTGCCCCTCGCGCGCGACAGTCGGATCGCCCTCATCGGCGCCTTCGCCGAGTCGCCGCGCTACCAGGGCAGCGGCAGCTCGCTCGTCACGCCGACCCGTCTCACCACTGCGCGCGAGGCATTCGCGACGGCGGGCGTCGACGTGACGTACGCCCCCGGGTACGACCTCGGCGCCAGTCCCGCGGGCTCGGAAACCGACGCGGTCCTCCTCGCGGAGGCGGTCGCGGCGGCACGCGATGCGGAGGTCGCCGTGCTCATGGTCGGCCTCCCGCCGACCGCCGAGAGCGAGGGCTTCGACCGCGACACACTCGAGCTGTCCGAGCAGCACAACGCCCTCGTGCGCGCGGTCGCGGGGGTCGCCCGCCGCACGGTCGTCGTGCTGAGCCTCGGCTCGCCCGTCGCGCTGCCGTGGCGCGACGAGGTCGACGCGATCGTCGTCGCCCACCTCGGCGGTCAGGCATCGGGCGGCGCGGTCGCCGACCTGCTGCTCGGCGAGGTCGAGCCGGCCGGGCGCCTCACCGAGACGTGGTTCGCGAGCCTCGACGACATCGCCGCCGACCCGTACTTTCCCGGCGGCCCCCACCAGGTGCAGTACCGCGAGGGTCTCTTCGTCGGCTACCGGCACGCGACGACCGCGGGCGTGGCAGTGCAGTACCCGTTCGGCCACGGACTCGGCTACGGCAGCACGGCGTGGTCGAGCGCGATCGCCTCGAGCGACGCCCTCGCGCCAGGCGGCAGCCTCACGGTCGCCGTGGAGGTCGAGAACACGGGCGACCGCGCGCGCAGCGACGTCGTGCAGGTGTACGCGCACGACCGCAGCGACGTCGTGCTGCGCCCGCGCCGCGAGCTCGTCGGCTTCGCGCACGTGACCCTCGCACCCGGCGAGCGCCGCCGGGTCGAGGTCGAGGTGCGCGCCGACGACCTCGCGTTCTGGGATGTGCGCCGGCACGACTGGGCCCTGCCCCGCGGGGAGGTCGACCTGGAGGTCGGCCGCTCGGTGGAGCGCATCGAGGCGACGCTCGCGGTGCGGCTCGAGGGCGACGCGGTCGACTCGGTGGAGCCGCCGAGCACCCCGGCGGTGGCGGCAGGCGACGCCTCGTTCTCCGCTCGGCTGGGGCGCAGCATCCCGGCCCCGAAGGCCGACCGCCCGTTCACGCGGGATTCCACGATCGGCGACCTGAGCGCGACCCTCGTGGGCCGCGGGCTGCGCGCGGGCCTGCGCCGGGCAATGCCGGTGAGCGACGCCGACCGCGCCGACCCGGCGACGATCGCGATGCTCGAGCGCTCCGTCGACGAGCTGCCGGTGCGCGGCCTCGCGCAGATGTCGGGCGGCCGCGTCGCCTGGAAGCACGTGGATGCCGTGCTCGCCTTCGCGAACCGGCAACCGGTTGCGGGGCTGCGGGCATTGCTCTCGCGGCGCTGA
- a CDS encoding TetR/AcrR family transcriptional regulator translates to MSTRGPYAKGVERRREILDAALRVIAAEGYAGATVAAIADAVQMSSNGLLHYFASKDELLVEALRRRDELDSGGVDEHALAASLDDHDPTLDELAEPLLAVVRRNAESAGLVRLFAHLATEGVDDGHAAHDFFAERYARLRRMLATAVARLQQSGSVRADVEPEQAAALVLAAIDGLQAQWLYDDSVDMPAHLSALLRLLSTPESR, encoded by the coding sequence ATGAGCACCCGCGGCCCCTACGCGAAGGGCGTCGAGCGACGCCGCGAGATTCTCGACGCCGCCCTGCGCGTCATCGCGGCCGAGGGCTACGCCGGGGCGACGGTCGCCGCAATCGCGGACGCCGTGCAGATGAGCTCCAACGGGCTCCTGCACTATTTCGCGTCGAAGGACGAGCTGCTCGTCGAGGCGTTGCGTCGGCGGGACGAGCTCGACAGCGGCGGCGTCGACGAGCACGCGCTCGCAGCCTCTCTCGACGACCATGACCCGACCCTCGACGAGCTCGCGGAGCCACTGCTCGCGGTCGTGCGCCGCAACGCCGAGAGCGCAGGCCTCGTGCGGCTCTTCGCCCACCTCGCCACCGAGGGCGTCGACGACGGCCACGCGGCCCACGACTTCTTCGCCGAGCGCTACGCGCGGCTACGGCGGATGCTCGCCACCGCCGTCGCGCGCCTGCAACAGTCCGGCAGCGTGCGCGCCGATGTCGAGCCCGAGCAGGCCGCCGCGCTCGTGCTCGCTGCCATCGACGGTCTGCAGGCCCAGTGGCTGTACGACGACAGCGTCGACATGCCCGCCCACCTGTCGGCGCTGCTGCGCCTGCTCAGCACCCCCGAATCACGCTGA